In Moorena sp. SIOASIH, the following proteins share a genomic window:
- the grpE gene encoding nucleotide exchange factor GrpE, with product MTESSYPNYSEQLRQLMAQVGIPSFKQLSRRADVSELQLRRLRKGQVSQMQLKTLLKLAQALQVSVNQLLVMFLPDSVSTLQEEDSTLKQEYQRLEQQLEQQRETLMQEFQQSSLQVLESWLVQWPTAAYAAQQNEQLPAVRLLPLVKPVEQLLEKWGVEAIASVGEELPYDPQKHQLMSGTAQPGDTVRVRYTGYRIGDKLLHRAKVT from the coding sequence ATGACCGAGTCTTCCTATCCCAATTACAGTGAACAGTTGCGACAACTTATGGCACAAGTGGGTATTCCTAGTTTTAAGCAACTCAGTCGCAGGGCTGATGTTTCCGAGTTGCAACTGAGGCGTTTGCGGAAAGGTCAGGTGTCCCAGATGCAGCTAAAAACGCTGCTGAAACTTGCTCAAGCGTTGCAGGTGTCGGTGAATCAGTTACTGGTTATGTTTTTGCCAGATTCTGTTTCTACCTTACAGGAGGAAGACTCAACATTAAAGCAGGAGTACCAGCGTCTGGAACAGCAGTTGGAACAGCAGCGCGAGACTTTAATGCAAGAGTTTCAGCAATCTAGTTTACAAGTGCTAGAATCCTGGCTAGTGCAATGGCCCACTGCTGCTTATGCGGCACAACAGAATGAGCAGTTACCAGCAGTGAGATTATTGCCCCTGGTAAAGCCAGTGGAACAGTTGCTAGAAAAATGGGGTGTGGAAGCGATCGCATCTGTGGGTGAAGAACTCCCTTACGATCCACAAAAACACCAACTCATGTCAGGCACTGCTCAACCAGGTGATACGGTTAGGGTACGTTACACTGGTTACCGCATTGGTGATAAGTTGCTGCATCGTGCTAAAGTCACCTAG
- the iscB gene encoding RNA-guided endonuclease IscB yields MQNYVFVVDTNKQPLNPISPKKARRLLDKGKAAVFRMYPFTIILKTAVDNPTISPCQIKIDPGSKVTGFALVQNHQVIWGMELEHRGGLIKKKLESRRAVRRGRRNRNTRYRKPRFLNRRRPGGWLAPSLEHRVLTIETWVKRLTKFCPVDEIWIERVKFNTQKIQNPEINGVEYQQGELAGYEVREYLLEKWGRECTYCGKKSVPLQIEHIRPKSKGGSDRVSNLCLACEKCNQRKGNKPIEEFIKKKPNLLQKIKTKAKQPLLDAAAVNTTRNKLVKVLQRIKPVITGTGAQTKYNRTKLGFPKEHWIDAACVGNIETLVLKTSQPLLVTCKGQGGRQKAVLNKHGYPIRHNPLRPIKGWCSGDIAKNLLTGKFGRVNPRSKSNSFNYTVPRKKAISLHVKNLTRVHRKDGYTYGFC; encoded by the coding sequence ATGCAAAATTATGTCTTTGTTGTTGACACAAATAAACAACCATTGAATCCTATATCACCGAAGAAAGCACGGCGATTACTAGACAAAGGTAAGGCGGCGGTTTTCAGAATGTACCCGTTCACGATCATCTTGAAGACTGCGGTTGATAATCCCACCATCTCACCCTGCCAAATCAAGATTGATCCTGGCAGTAAGGTGACTGGATTTGCCTTAGTCCAAAACCACCAAGTTATTTGGGGAATGGAATTAGAACACAGAGGAGGGTTGATCAAGAAAAAACTAGAGTCTAGAAGAGCAGTGAGGCGTGGAAGACGCAATCGTAATACCCGCTACAGAAAACCCAGATTCCTTAACCGTAGGCGTCCAGGAGGTTGGCTTGCCCCTAGTTTAGAGCACCGGGTTTTGACTATTGAGACTTGGGTAAAACGATTAACTAAGTTTTGCCCGGTTGATGAGATTTGGATCGAAAGAGTTAAGTTTAATACCCAAAAAATACAAAACCCTGAAATTAATGGTGTTGAGTACCAACAAGGCGAATTAGCTGGGTATGAGGTCAGAGAGTACTTATTAGAGAAATGGGGAAGGGAATGCACTTACTGCGGCAAGAAATCCGTACCATTACAAATTGAGCACATTCGCCCAAAATCTAAAGGGGGGAGCGATAGGGTAAGCAACCTTTGTTTAGCTTGCGAGAAATGTAATCAACGAAAAGGAAACAAACCTATAGAGGAATTTATCAAAAAAAAGCCAAACTTATTGCAAAAAATTAAAACCAAAGCCAAACAACCACTATTGGATGCAGCGGCAGTAAATACGACTCGCAACAAGTTAGTAAAAGTGCTCCAGAGAATCAAGCCTGTAATTACTGGAACCGGAGCGCAGACCAAGTATAACCGGACTAAATTAGGTTTTCCTAAGGAACATTGGATTGATGCTGCCTGTGTCGGTAATATTGAGACATTGGTCTTGAAAACCTCTCAACCACTGTTAGTCACTTGCAAGGGGCAGGGGGGTAGACAAAAAGCAGTACTTAACAAGCACGGTTACCCGATTAGACACAATCCATTAAGACCGATCAAGGGTTGGTGTAGTGGAGACATAGCCAAAAACCTCCTGACCGGAAAGTTTGGGAGAGTTAACCCTAGGAGCAAAAGCAACTCTTTCAATTACACAGTCCCAAGAAAAAAGGCAATAAGCTTACACGTTAAGAACTTGACCAGGGTTCACAGAAAAGATGGGTACACTTACGGTTTTTGCTAA
- the devC gene encoding ABC transporter permease DevC, which translates to MKIPLAWLQLTHEKMRLLVALAGIAFADILMFMQMGFRDALFESNVTLHNSLQGDIFLISPQSQATLAMKSFPSRRLYQSIAFDGVKSISGIYMDFALWKNPQTRESRNVLVIGFNPTDNVFNLSGVTSNLDTIKMPDVVLFDDRSRPEYGPIAEEFNQGKEITTEVKERRIRVGGLFTLGASFAADGNVITSDLNFFRLFPDRHRGLIDIGLIELEPGLDLETVVEKMRRELSKDVRVLSKEEFVNWEKAYWQSSTAIGFIFTLGSAMGFIVGTVIVYQILYTDVADHLPEYATLKAMGYKTTYLLIVVFQEALILAILGYFPGYGLALGLYSLTKNATSLPIAMSLARALTVLILTIIMCCISGAIAIGKLQAADPADIF; encoded by the coding sequence ATGAAAATACCTTTAGCATGGTTACAATTGACCCATGAAAAAATGCGTTTGCTGGTGGCACTGGCAGGAATTGCTTTTGCCGATATTTTAATGTTTATGCAAATGGGTTTTCGGGATGCCCTGTTTGAAAGTAATGTGACACTACATAATAGCTTACAAGGTGACATTTTTTTGATTAGTCCCCAGTCCCAGGCAACACTCGCTATGAAAAGTTTTCCTAGTCGCAGGTTGTATCAAAGTATTGCATTTGATGGGGTCAAATCAATTAGTGGGATATATATGGACTTTGCCCTCTGGAAAAATCCTCAAACCCGTGAAAGTCGTAATGTACTTGTGATTGGGTTTAATCCTACTGACAACGTCTTCAATTTATCTGGAGTAACCAGCAATCTGGATACGATTAAAATGCCGGATGTAGTTTTGTTCGATGACAGATCCAGACCTGAATATGGTCCTATTGCTGAAGAGTTTAATCAGGGCAAAGAGATAACCACTGAAGTCAAAGAACGTCGCATTCGAGTAGGAGGCTTATTCACCCTAGGGGCTTCCTTTGCAGCAGATGGAAATGTGATCACCAGTGATTTAAACTTTTTCCGCCTTTTCCCTGACCGCCATAGAGGACTGATTGATATCGGTTTGATTGAATTAGAACCAGGGTTAGATTTGGAGACAGTTGTAGAGAAGATGAGGCGCGAACTTTCCAAGGATGTTAGAGTTTTATCCAAGGAAGAGTTTGTTAATTGGGAGAAAGCTTACTGGCAAAGCAGTACAGCTATTGGCTTTATTTTTACCCTCGGTAGCGCGATGGGATTTATCGTGGGTACAGTGATTGTTTATCAAATTCTATATACTGATGTCGCGGATCATTTACCTGAGTATGCTACCCTCAAAGCCATGGGTTATAAAACCACCTACCTATTGATTGTTGTTTTTCAAGAAGCTCTGATTCTGGCAATTTTAGGTTATTTTCCCGGATATGGACTGGCATTAGGGTTGTATAGTTTAACTAAAAATGCTACCAGTTTACCCATAGCTATGAGTCTAGCTAGGGCACTGACAGTGTTGATTCTGACGATTATCATGTGTTGTATTTCCGGTGCGATCGCGATCGGGAAACTCCAAGCAGCCGATCCCGCTGATATTTTTTAA
- a CDS encoding DevA family ABC transporter ATP-binding protein — MVDEPVVSIKHLNHYFGKGFLRKQVLFDIDLDIHQGEIVLMTGPSGSGKTTLLTLIGGLRSPQAGSLKILGQQLLGANKRHLIAVRRHIGYIFQAHNLLKSLTARQNVQMSAELHPELSTKDAMTKSVAILEAVGLGKWVNYYPDKLSGGQKQRVAIARALVGNPKILLADEPTAALDSKSGREVVDLMQQLAKEQGCTILLVTHDNRILDIADRIVNMEDGHLNGIKAVN; from the coding sequence ATGGTGGACGAACCAGTTGTATCCATTAAGCATCTCAACCATTACTTTGGTAAGGGTTTCCTACGGAAACAGGTTTTGTTTGATATTGACCTAGACATCCACCAAGGAGAAATTGTGTTGATGACTGGTCCTTCTGGATCGGGTAAGACCACATTACTAACCCTAATCGGAGGATTGCGATCGCCTCAAGCTGGTAGTCTCAAAATCCTAGGACAGCAACTGCTAGGAGCCAATAAACGTCATTTGATAGCAGTGCGGCGTCATATTGGCTATATTTTCCAGGCTCATAACTTACTCAAGAGTTTAACAGCTCGCCAAAATGTGCAAATGTCAGCAGAACTACACCCAGAACTTTCCACTAAAGATGCTATGACTAAATCAGTAGCTATATTGGAAGCAGTGGGGTTAGGTAAGTGGGTGAATTACTACCCAGATAAACTTTCTGGAGGACAAAAACAACGAGTTGCGATCGCTCGTGCTTTAGTGGGTAATCCCAAGATACTCTTAGCCGATGAACCAACAGCAGCCCTAGACAGTAAATCCGGTCGTGAAGTGGTGGATTTAATGCAGCAGTTAGCAAAAGAACAGGGATGTACTATTTTACTCGTTACTCACGACAATCGAATTCTCGATATTGCTGACCGGATTGTTAATATGGAAGATGGGCATCTTAATGGTATCAAAGCAGTTAATTAA
- a CDS encoding efflux RND transporter permease subunit, with protein sequence MLNSILKWSIARRWLVVIGAIIVTVWGFRIVSQMPLDVFPNFAPPQVEIQTEAPGLAPEEVESLVTMPVESAINGIPGLTTVRSSSGVGISVVKVIFKWDTNIYQARQLVTERLQQAAARLPEGVESPQISPLSSPIGTILSYAFTIDEDVETGDVPSKIDLMAVRRLVDRDITNQLLAVAGVTQVIAYGGDVRQYQVLVDPAKLTAFDVSLAEVTQAAAAANTNAAGGFLISPDKELLIRGIGRVESIEDLEQSVVVARNGTPVLLSDLADVRIGAALKRGDGSLDGKKAIVVLVNKQPLADTPTVTKAVEAAMEEIKAGLPNNVKVTVTFRQSDFIDASIKNVRNALRDGIIIVSIILFLFLMNWRSAIITLSAIPLSLLIGMMLLNLFGLGINTMTLGGLAVAIGSVVDDSIVDMENCYRGLRKNQQAGNPINPLQVVYNTSVEVRVSVLFSTVIIAVVFAPIFTLTGVEGRIFAPMGVAYLVSIFASTFVALTLSPALCAFLLATVQLPEEETWVARFSKKLYQPLIRFSLHAPSLVLLTAVAGFVASLIIFTSLGRVFLPEFQERSLVNAFTLYPGVSLEMTNRVGSAMQLALKDDPRFESVQLRSGRAPGDADAGSVTLGHLDVEISEEGMKDRKATIEKLREEFAKLPGVAPSIGGFISHRMDEVLSGVRSAIAVKIFGPELSELRTIGAQVRDAMQDIPGVVDLILEPQIPIKQVQITFDRAAAARYGLSVGQLSEIVETALNGRVVSQVLEEQQLFDLVVWLKAEYRNNLNTISNLLVDTPTGTKIPLAQVAQISYGKGPNTINRENVSRLIVVSANVADRDLGSVVEEIQATVKDKVQLPSGYFIQYGGQFESEQRASQNLLVFGTLALIVIAILMYFAVKSISATVMIMLNLPLALTGGIFSVALGGGILSVASMVGFITLFGVATRNGLLLVDNYNNKFAQGMPLKQVIIEGSTERLVAILMTALTSALGMVPLVIGTGAGKEILQPLAIVVLGGLFTSTALTLLVLPALYAQFGRFFISKPINSGISPEELNSSFKRGSVVGK encoded by the coding sequence ATGCTTAACTCGATCCTGAAGTGGTCTATTGCTCGACGTTGGCTAGTTGTAATTGGCGCTATCATCGTCACAGTTTGGGGATTTCGCATTGTTTCCCAAATGCCCTTAGATGTATTTCCCAACTTTGCTCCTCCCCAAGTTGAAATTCAAACGGAAGCACCGGGATTGGCTCCAGAAGAAGTGGAATCTTTAGTCACAATGCCTGTCGAAAGTGCGATCAATGGCATTCCTGGATTGACTACAGTACGCTCTTCTTCGGGAGTGGGCATTTCGGTAGTAAAAGTTATTTTTAAATGGGATACTAATATTTATCAAGCTCGCCAGTTAGTAACTGAACGGTTACAACAAGCTGCTGCCAGATTACCGGAAGGAGTAGAATCACCGCAAATTTCTCCCCTTTCCTCGCCCATTGGTACCATTCTTTCCTACGCTTTTACCATTGACGAAGATGTAGAGACGGGAGATGTCCCCTCTAAAATTGACCTAATGGCTGTGCGTCGATTGGTTGACCGAGATATTACCAACCAATTATTGGCAGTAGCGGGGGTAACTCAGGTAATTGCCTATGGGGGAGATGTGCGTCAGTATCAGGTACTGGTTGACCCTGCCAAGTTAACCGCTTTTGATGTTTCCTTAGCAGAAGTTACCCAAGCAGCAGCAGCAGCAAATACTAATGCAGCGGGTGGCTTTCTGATTAGTCCAGACAAGGAACTATTAATTCGAGGCATTGGACGAGTTGAGTCAATCGAGGATTTAGAACAATCGGTGGTAGTGGCACGTAATGGCACACCAGTGCTGCTTTCTGATCTCGCTGATGTCCGCATTGGTGCTGCCTTGAAGCGGGGTGATGGTAGCTTGGATGGGAAAAAAGCGATTGTGGTGCTAGTTAACAAACAGCCCCTCGCTGATACTCCTACTGTTACTAAAGCCGTAGAAGCAGCAATGGAGGAAATTAAAGCGGGTTTGCCTAATAATGTCAAGGTTACTGTTACCTTCCGCCAATCCGATTTTATTGATGCCTCAATTAAAAATGTCAGGAATGCTTTGCGCGATGGCATCATTATTGTTTCTATTATTTTGTTTCTGTTCTTGATGAACTGGCGCAGTGCCATTATTACCCTAAGCGCCATTCCTCTGTCTTTGTTGATTGGGATGATGCTACTCAATCTCTTTGGTTTGGGAATTAATACCATGACTTTGGGAGGACTAGCTGTAGCAATTGGGTCAGTGGTAGATGACTCAATTGTAGACATGGAAAATTGCTACCGGGGATTACGAAAAAATCAGCAAGCAGGAAATCCTATCAACCCTTTACAGGTGGTTTATAACACCTCAGTGGAAGTGCGAGTTAGTGTGCTGTTTTCTACAGTAATTATTGCTGTAGTCTTCGCACCAATTTTTACCCTTACTGGTGTTGAAGGTCGTATCTTTGCACCGATGGGAGTAGCCTATCTAGTGTCAATTTTCGCCTCTACATTTGTAGCCTTGACTCTGAGTCCAGCTTTGTGTGCTTTCTTGCTTGCTACTGTACAGTTACCGGAAGAAGAAACTTGGGTAGCACGGTTTTCTAAAAAACTATATCAGCCATTAATTCGATTTTCTCTTCATGCTCCCAGTCTAGTTTTGCTAACAGCAGTAGCCGGGTTTGTGGCTTCTCTAATTATTTTTACCTCTCTAGGACGAGTCTTCTTACCAGAGTTTCAGGAGCGATCGCTTGTGAATGCTTTCACTCTCTATCCCGGTGTCTCTCTGGAAATGACGAATCGGGTTGGTTCAGCCATGCAACTAGCTCTCAAAGATGACCCCCGGTTTGAGTCAGTGCAGTTACGTTCAGGGCGTGCTCCCGGTGATGCTGATGCTGGTAGTGTTACTCTGGGCCATTTGGATGTGGAAATTTCAGAGGAGGGGATGAAAGACCGAAAAGCAACGATTGAGAAACTCCGTGAGGAATTTGCTAAGTTACCGGGGGTAGCTCCCAGTATTGGTGGTTTTATTTCCCACCGCATGGATGAAGTCCTCTCAGGAGTCAGGAGTGCGATCGCAGTAAAAATTTTTGGTCCGGAACTTTCGGAATTACGAACTATTGGTGCTCAAGTTCGAGATGCCATGCAAGATATTCCTGGTGTGGTTGATCTAATTCTTGAACCCCAAATTCCGATCAAACAGGTGCAAATTACGTTTGACCGGGCTGCTGCTGCCCGTTATGGTCTTAGTGTTGGTCAGCTTTCAGAAATTGTTGAAACTGCTCTCAATGGTAGAGTTGTCTCGCAAGTACTCGAAGAGCAACAGTTATTTGATTTAGTAGTGTGGTTGAAAGCCGAATACCGCAATAATCTTAATACCATTAGCAACCTGCTAGTTGACACTCCCACGGGCACTAAAATTCCTCTTGCCCAAGTTGCTCAGATTAGTTATGGTAAGGGACCCAACACAATCAACCGCGAAAATGTTTCTCGCCTGATTGTGGTTTCAGCTAATGTTGCTGATCGAGATTTAGGTAGTGTAGTTGAAGAGATTCAAGCCACAGTCAAGGATAAAGTACAATTACCTTCCGGCTACTTTATCCAATATGGAGGACAGTTTGAATCAGAACAACGAGCATCTCAAAATTTACTAGTATTCGGTACTCTGGCACTGATTGTGATTGCTATTTTAATGTACTTTGCTGTCAAGTCAATTTCAGCAACAGTAATGATTATGCTCAATCTGCCTCTAGCATTAACTGGCGGAATTTTTTCCGTTGCCCTCGGTGGTGGTATTCTCTCTGTTGCTTCCATGGTAGGGTTTATCACTCTCTTTGGTGTTGCTACCCGCAATGGTTTACTTCTGGTAGATAATTACAATAATAAATTTGCTCAGGGAATGCCTTTAAAGCAAGTAATTATTGAAGGTTCAACGGAACGATTAGTGGCAATTTTAATGACAGCGTTGACTTCAGCGTTAGGAATGGTTCCTCTCGTAATTGGCACGGGGGCAGGGAAAGAAATTTTACAGCCATTAGCAATAGTTGTTTTGGGAGGGTTGTTTACGTCTACAGCTTTAACCTTATTGGTATTACCAGCTCTGTATGCTCAGTTTGGTCGCTTTTTCATATCTAAACCCATAAATTCTGGGATTTCACCTGAAGAATTAAATTCATCTTTTAAACGGGGTTCAGTGGTGGGTAAATAG